A portion of the Hymenobacter gelipurpurascens genome contains these proteins:
- a CDS encoding DUF4394 domain-containing protein: protein MKNKLYFGQLLATAGLFCALVGCEKATDDATMAPANSSTSDVRRAELPFRFYALAGGHQLDAFEGSAPERPINSVVISGLQNGEAILAIDFRPATGQLYGLGSSSRLYVINPQTGAARAIGTQAFTPALSGSVAGFDFNPTVDRIRVVTEAGQNLRLNPETGTVAAIDGTINGVSGAMLAGAAYTNNVAGATTTTLYDIDIATQKLYKQLPPNDGTLVEVGDLKIKVIGNGGFDIVPGSDLALGLFEVNKKPTLFQVDLTTGAARILAKYDKDEQYTGLAIQTQPVAYAVNAANQLLIFNPTAPGTSVAKPITGLGSGETVVGLDFRPVNGQLYAVSSNSRLFTLNASSGAAALVATLSMPLAGTSFGVDFNPVVDRIRVVSNTGQNLRINPADGVAIKDGNLNPGMPAVTGAAYANNVAGTATTTLYDIDVASDKLFRQMPPNDGTLLEVGALGVNAEASTGFDIGGTSNQAYALLNVAGQTGLYRINTTTGRAERVGDFSGPVSGFTIGLGF, encoded by the coding sequence ATGAAAAACAAGCTCTACTTCGGCCAGCTCCTCGCTACTGCCGGACTTTTCTGTGCGCTGGTTGGCTGCGAAAAGGCAACCGATGATGCCACCATGGCTCCTGCAAACAGTAGCACCAGCGACGTTAGACGGGCAGAGCTGCCTTTTCGCTTTTACGCTCTGGCGGGCGGCCACCAGCTAGACGCGTTCGAAGGTTCGGCGCCCGAACGGCCGATAAACTCGGTGGTTATCTCGGGCCTACAGAACGGCGAGGCCATCTTGGCCATCGACTTCCGCCCCGCCACCGGGCAGCTATACGGGTTAGGCAGTAGCAGCCGGCTTTATGTGATAAATCCGCAAACCGGTGCCGCCCGCGCCATTGGCACCCAGGCCTTTACGCCGGCGCTTTCCGGCTCGGTGGCCGGCTTCGATTTTAACCCCACCGTCGACCGTATTCGGGTAGTGACCGAGGCCGGGCAGAACCTGCGTCTGAACCCCGAAACTGGTACCGTGGCCGCCATTGATGGCACTATTAACGGGGTGAGCGGAGCAATGCTGGCTGGAGCTGCCTACACCAACAACGTAGCCGGCGCCACCACTACCACCCTCTACGACATTGATATTGCCACCCAAAAGCTCTACAAGCAGCTGCCGCCCAACGATGGCACTCTGGTAGAAGTAGGCGACCTGAAGATCAAGGTAATCGGCAACGGCGGCTTCGATATAGTACCCGGCTCCGACTTGGCCCTAGGCCTGTTTGAAGTCAACAAGAAGCCTACCCTCTTCCAAGTAGACCTGACCACGGGTGCGGCCCGCATCCTGGCCAAATACGACAAGGACGAGCAGTATACGGGCCTCGCCATTCAGACCCAGCCAGTGGCCTACGCCGTGAATGCCGCCAATCAGCTCCTGATTTTTAACCCTACCGCTCCCGGCACATCTGTTGCCAAACCCATAACGGGCCTAGGGAGCGGCGAAACTGTAGTGGGGCTTGATTTCCGGCCCGTGAACGGGCAGCTGTATGCCGTGAGCAGCAACAGCCGTTTGTTTACGCTGAACGCTTCTTCGGGCGCGGCTGCGCTGGTGGCTACGCTTAGCATGCCACTGGCGGGCACTTCCTTCGGGGTCGATTTTAACCCGGTGGTTGACCGCATTCGGGTGGTGAGCAACACGGGCCAGAACCTGCGCATCAACCCCGCCGATGGGGTAGCCATCAAAGACGGCAACCTCAACCCCGGCATGCCCGCGGTTACGGGAGCGGCCTACGCCAACAATGTAGCCGGCACCGCCACCACTACGCTTTATGATATTGATGTAGCCAGCGACAAGCTGTTTCGGCAGATGCCGCCCAACGACGGCACCTTGTTAGAAGTAGGCGCGCTGGGCGTGAATGCGGAAGCCTCGACCGGCTTCGATATTGGGGGCACCAGCAACCAAGCATATGCTCTGCTGAACGTAGCCGGCCAGACTGGGCTCTACCGCATCAATACTACCACGGGGCGGGCCGAGCGTGTGGGCGACTTCTCCGGGCCCGTTTCCGGGTTCACCATTGGCCTAGGGTTCTAG
- a CDS encoding acyltransferase family protein translates to MKPHYPILDGLRGVAAVLVVIFHVLEVHFPNYAQHPIHHGYLAVDFFFLLSGFVVGYAYDDRWGRMTPWEFLKIRVVRLHPLILLSVLLGGLCFWLDPYAPAGAQGISALKLLGVMLITFTLLPAPDVRGWDETHALNGPLWSLLQEYVANILYAVVGRRLPQRGLWLLVVLSGVALAWVAIDQGNIATGWAHKTLWIAPIRMLYPFFAGLLLFRAGRLVRLPYAFPLCSLALAVLFCLPYFPLNGLYEAACIVLAFPLIVAAGAGGQVSGTWARGCKFLGAISYPIYVTHYPFINLYTDWVIQKKPTPGQALPVALGLFGFILLLAYASLKLYDEPVRAWLKRKVLGKAPQPVLSSK, encoded by the coding sequence ATGAAACCTCACTACCCTATCCTCGACGGCCTGCGGGGCGTGGCCGCAGTTCTTGTGGTCATTTTTCACGTGCTGGAGGTACATTTTCCTAACTATGCCCAGCACCCCATCCACCACGGCTACCTGGCCGTAGATTTTTTCTTTCTGCTATCAGGGTTTGTGGTGGGCTATGCCTACGACGACCGATGGGGGCGCATGACGCCGTGGGAGTTTCTCAAAATCAGGGTGGTGCGGCTGCATCCGCTTATTCTGCTGAGTGTGCTGCTCGGAGGGTTGTGCTTCTGGCTTGACCCCTACGCTCCGGCGGGTGCACAAGGCATAAGCGCCCTGAAGCTGTTGGGCGTAATGCTCATCACGTTCACGCTGCTGCCCGCCCCCGATGTGCGCGGTTGGGACGAAACCCACGCCCTGAATGGGCCGCTGTGGTCGTTGCTGCAGGAGTACGTAGCCAACATCCTTTACGCCGTGGTGGGCCGCCGGCTGCCCCAGCGCGGGCTCTGGTTGCTGGTTGTTCTGAGTGGCGTAGCCCTGGCCTGGGTAGCTATAGACCAGGGCAATATTGCTACGGGCTGGGCCCACAAAACCCTCTGGATTGCACCCATCCGGATGCTGTATCCGTTTTTTGCGGGGCTCTTGCTGTTTCGGGCGGGCCGGCTGGTGCGGCTGCCTTATGCGTTTCCGTTGTGTTCTTTGGCCTTGGCGGTGCTGTTTTGTCTGCCCTACTTTCCCCTCAATGGCCTCTATGAGGCGGCCTGCATTGTGCTGGCATTTCCGCTGATAGTAGCCGCCGGTGCTGGCGGGCAGGTAAGCGGCACCTGGGCGCGGGGCTGCAAGTTTCTTGGGGCCATATCGTACCCCATCTACGTCACGCACTATCCGTTCATCAACCTCTACACCGATTGGGTTATCCAGAAGAAGCCCACACCGGGGCAAGCGCTGCCTGTAGCGCTAGGCCTCTTTGGGTTTATCCTGCTACTGGCCTACGCCTCCCTCAAACTCTACGATGAGCCTGTGCGCGCTTGGCTTAAACGCAAAGTGCTCGGCAAAGCCCCGCAACCCGTCCTAAGTAGCAAATAA
- a CDS encoding META domain-containing protein — MIRLSLLVALSLGVALSSCSQKTTEAAATTAPDTSASAPATTSDPAQLNGTWTFTALNGTAVPTSDASRPAQLIFETATGRISGFTSCNRLMGSYTATGNALSFGQVASTRMACVGPNVEQQVLTVLNTPGLTFQLSADNQLTLLSGSVPVAVLSRAAQ, encoded by the coding sequence ATGATTCGTTTGAGCCTTTTAGTTGCCCTGAGCCTGGGCGTGGCCCTGAGTAGCTGCAGCCAGAAAACCACCGAAGCCGCTGCCACTACGGCCCCCGATACCAGTGCCAGCGCTCCTGCCACCACCTCCGACCCGGCCCAGCTCAACGGCACCTGGACGTTCACGGCGCTCAACGGTACGGCCGTGCCCACCTCCGATGCCAGTCGCCCCGCCCAGCTGATTTTCGAGACAGCTACTGGCCGGATTTCGGGCTTTACCAGCTGCAACCGCCTCATGGGTAGCTACACGGCCACCGGCAACGCGCTCAGCTTCGGGCAGGTGGCCTCCACCCGCATGGCCTGCGTGGGTCCCAACGTAGAGCAACAGGTCCTGACGGTGCTCAACACGCCCGGCCTCACCTTCCAACTCAGCGCCGATAACCAGCTAACTCTGCTCTCGGGCAGCGTGCCGGTGGCTGTGCTCTCGCGCGCTGCTCAGTAG
- a CDS encoding FAD-binding oxidoreductase has product MLAEEISTQLPLSLRGQLIMPGDVAYEEARHVYNGMIDKHPAFIVRCADVADVIAAVKFARKEQLLVAIRGGGHSGAGMGMCDNGMVIDLSLMRGIHVDPEARTVLVEGGCTLGDVDHATHAFGLALPGGIISTTGVAGLTLGGGLGYLTRQYGLTIDSLLEADVVLADGRFVKASATQNPDLFWALRGGGGNFGVVTSFLFRVHAANMVQGGPMLWPLEEAGNLLRWFENFMRTAPENISGFFAFLTVPPGPPFPEHLHLRKMCGIVWCYNGPEAETEAAFRGIRAFKTPALDLVGPLPIPAMQSMFDGLYPPGLQWYWKADFVNELSDEAITQHERFAALLPTMHSSMHLYPINGAASRIGRKETAWNYRDAQFAMVIVGVDPDAANEEKITAWAKTYWEALHPYSAGGAYVNFMMDEGNERVRATYGLNYSRLAHIKAQYDPNNLFRVNQNIMPVEQEHVIT; this is encoded by the coding sequence ATGTTAGCGGAAGAAATCAGTACACAGCTGCCCCTAAGTTTGCGCGGGCAGCTGATTATGCCCGGCGATGTGGCCTACGAAGAAGCCCGCCATGTGTACAACGGCATGATTGATAAGCACCCCGCCTTTATCGTGCGTTGCGCCGATGTGGCCGACGTAATAGCGGCCGTCAAATTTGCCCGGAAAGAGCAGCTGCTGGTGGCCATCCGGGGTGGGGGGCACAGCGGGGCCGGCATGGGCATGTGCGACAACGGCATGGTCATCGACTTGAGTTTGATGCGCGGCATTCATGTAGACCCCGAGGCGCGCACTGTGCTGGTGGAAGGCGGCTGTACCCTAGGCGATGTAGACCACGCCACGCACGCCTTCGGGCTGGCTTTGCCCGGCGGCATTATCTCCACTACCGGCGTGGCCGGCCTTACGCTGGGCGGTGGCCTGGGCTACCTCACCCGCCAATATGGCCTCACCATTGATAGCCTGCTGGAAGCCGATGTGGTGCTGGCCGATGGCCGCTTCGTGAAGGCCTCGGCTACCCAAAACCCCGATTTGTTCTGGGCGCTGCGGGGTGGCGGCGGAAATTTTGGGGTGGTTACTTCCTTCCTGTTTCGGGTGCATGCCGCCAACATGGTGCAGGGCGGCCCCATGCTCTGGCCCCTGGAAGAAGCCGGCAACCTGCTGCGCTGGTTCGAGAACTTCATGCGTACTGCCCCCGAAAACATCAGCGGCTTCTTTGCTTTCCTGACGGTGCCGCCCGGTCCGCCGTTCCCGGAGCACCTGCACCTGCGCAAAATGTGCGGCATTGTGTGGTGCTACAATGGCCCGGAGGCCGAAACGGAAGCGGCTTTCCGCGGCATACGCGCCTTCAAAACCCCCGCGCTGGATTTGGTAGGCCCCTTGCCCATCCCCGCCATGCAAAGCATGTTCGATGGGCTATATCCGCCGGGTTTGCAGTGGTACTGGAAGGCCGATTTCGTGAATGAGCTTTCCGATGAGGCCATTACCCAGCACGAGCGGTTTGCGGCCCTGCTGCCCACCATGCATTCCAGCATGCACCTGTACCCCATCAATGGGGCTGCCTCCCGCATCGGCCGCAAAGAAACCGCCTGGAACTACCGCGACGCCCAGTTTGCCATGGTAATTGTAGGCGTAGACCCCGATGCGGCCAATGAAGAGAAAATCACGGCCTGGGCCAAAACCTACTGGGAAGCCCTGCACCCCTACTCGGCCGGGGGCGCCTATGTAAACTTCATGATGGACGAAGGCAACGAGCGGGTACGCGCCACCTACGGCCTCAACTACAGCCGCCTGGCCCACATCAAAGCCCAATACGACCCCAACAACCTGTTTCGGGTAAACCAGAACATCATGCCCGTGGAGCAGGAGCATGTTATTACCTAA
- a CDS encoding S8 family peptidase: protein MKLLHPSITRTSWLAAGLVSAFALGSCESNFDSSASDSLAQTQSANAAGEPGKDYVANELLVKFKAGASETAKSNALAHISGKVSEKILTKAMQRAGEKEGLLVVRTPLTALEAIGKMRGGLEVEYAEPNYLYTHSVVSADPYFTNGSLWGLDAKNAYGSQASTAWAANHTGSAGVFVGIIDEGIQFEHPDLAGQIWTNPYDKADGIDNDGNGYIDDIHGWDFDGNDNTIYDGGSRGSLDDHGTHVSGTIGAKANNGQGVAGMNWSVTIISTKFLGRRGGTTANAVKAVDYLNDLKTRHSLNIVASNNSWGGGGFSQALSDAVTRANIADILFIAAAGNGGSDGVGDNNDATASYPSNLPQANVIAVAAITSTGARSSFSNYGATTVDIGAPGSGIWSSTAFSIYESYSGTSMATPHVTGAAALYAASHPGSSAATIKAAILNSATPTSSLSGKCVTGGRLNVSGF from the coding sequence ATGAAATTACTCCACCCATCCATCACGCGCACTTCCTGGTTGGCCGCTGGGCTTGTTTCAGCATTTGCCTTAGGCAGCTGCGAAAGCAACTTTGATTCTTCCGCGTCGGATAGCCTCGCGCAAACTCAGTCGGCTAATGCTGCTGGCGAGCCGGGCAAGGACTATGTGGCCAACGAGCTTCTGGTGAAGTTCAAGGCCGGCGCATCGGAAACGGCTAAAAGCAACGCGCTGGCTCATATCAGCGGCAAAGTATCGGAGAAAATCCTGACCAAAGCCATGCAGCGGGCCGGCGAGAAGGAAGGCCTTTTGGTGGTGCGCACACCCTTAACCGCTTTGGAGGCCATTGGCAAAATGCGCGGTGGCCTAGAGGTAGAATACGCCGAGCCTAACTACCTCTACACGCACAGCGTCGTTTCCGCTGACCCCTATTTCACAAATGGCTCGCTGTGGGGGCTCGATGCCAAGAATGCGTATGGCAGCCAAGCCTCTACGGCCTGGGCCGCTAATCATACGGGCTCAGCCGGTGTGTTCGTAGGCATTATCGACGAAGGCATTCAGTTCGAACATCCTGACCTAGCTGGCCAGATCTGGACCAATCCTTATGATAAGGCCGATGGTATAGACAACGACGGCAACGGCTACATCGACGACATCCATGGTTGGGACTTCGATGGCAACGACAACACCATCTACGACGGTGGCAGCCGCGGCAGCCTCGACGACCACGGCACGCACGTATCGGGCACGATTGGCGCCAAAGCCAATAACGGCCAGGGCGTAGCCGGTATGAACTGGAGCGTCACCATCATTTCCACGAAGTTCCTGGGCCGCCGCGGTGGCACCACCGCTAACGCCGTGAAAGCCGTAGATTATCTCAACGACCTGAAAACGCGTCACAGTCTGAACATTGTAGCCAGCAACAACTCTTGGGGTGGCGGGGGCTTTTCGCAGGCGCTGTCTGATGCCGTAACGCGGGCTAACATCGCCGACATCCTGTTCATAGCCGCGGCCGGCAACGGTGGCAGCGACGGCGTAGGGGATAACAACGATGCTACGGCCAGCTACCCCTCCAATCTGCCGCAAGCCAACGTAATTGCCGTAGCGGCCATTACCTCCACAGGCGCTAGGTCCAGCTTCTCCAACTACGGCGCTACTACCGTCGATATCGGGGCTCCCGGCTCCGGCATTTGGTCGAGCACGGCTTTCAGCATCTATGAGTCGTACAGCGGTACTTCCATGGCTACGCCCCACGTTACGGGCGCTGCAGCGCTATACGCGGCCAGTCATCCGGGCTCCTCAGCTGCCACCATCAAAGCCGCTATCCTCAATAGTGCCACCCCTACGTCTTCGCTATCAGGTAAATGCGTAACCGGTGGCCGTCTGAACGTGAGCGGCTTCTAA
- a CDS encoding BLUF domain-containing protein has product MHHIVYMSRAVRPLSDQDLQQLLAQCRHDNALHHVTGVLFYSHGNIAQLIEGDPAILGPLYEKIAQDGRHSNVRQLINRPITRRSFPHWSMAFHPLETEGFSSLEGFFLPNQVPPTPETLTIADAMLVDLVRQAVFGADVAPAAVPA; this is encoded by the coding sequence ATGCATCATATCGTGTACATGAGCCGGGCCGTGCGCCCGTTGTCCGACCAGGACTTGCAACAACTGCTGGCCCAGTGCCGTCACGACAATGCCCTGCACCACGTAACGGGCGTGCTGTTTTATAGCCACGGTAATATCGCGCAGCTGATTGAGGGCGACCCGGCTATTCTGGGGCCGCTGTATGAAAAAATTGCCCAGGATGGACGCCACTCCAACGTCCGGCAGCTCATCAACCGGCCCATTACCCGCCGCAGCTTTCCCCACTGGTCAATGGCGTTTCATCCGCTCGAAACCGAGGGATTCTCGTCGCTGGAAGGATTTTTTCTGCCCAACCAGGTGCCGCCCACTCCCGAAACGCTCACCATTGCCGATGCCATGCTGGTAGACCTGGTACGTCAGGCCGTATTCGGGGCAGATGTGGCACCGGCGGCCGTGCCCGCCTAG
- a CDS encoding PAS domain-containing sensor histidine kinase, producing the protein MPAGIVTLLGPELRYGFVNEAMQALLGGDTPEGQSLAEHPGVLAADLLEVMQQVYRSGRPYVAKAYPLAYPEPDGSVLSRYYDLALEPLTDEQDQPQGLLLFAVDVTAQEEARQRAHELALETRRLDARLRVLTETAPQIIFTVDAAGAYEYVSPQWYYFTGQPPTADLNAIWPLLIHPEDRLRVLYQADSARAAGVGWSFEYRMRRHDGQYRWVLSRALPELHAPDKPVFWHGAVTEVHDQRELAEVLRRGEAELRFLADSILQLIWTATAEGFIDYYNQHTAEYTGLTSDELGPTGWIALLDSTEQAAAARRWVQCVASGEDYEGLYRMRRHDGQYRWHIIRARRLADSRGLRWFGACTDVDDQHRLREVLQTQYDELARTNRDLDTFVYTASHDLKQPLFNLRGLFEELRRAATFHDPEREVLLEMVDEALRQLDGTLQELAATVQDQRELAAPTEELDLRSVAEEVLLGMRLQVQEAGATFQLNVTQAPTLVYGRANLRSVLHNLLTNALKFAHPERLLEVHITSTLSESGQPQLWVQDNGLGMAVGHETAPTFHPFERQHPHIAGAGVGLYLVQRIIDTRGGHLEVKSTVGQGTTFIIHWFE; encoded by the coding sequence ATGCCTGCTGGCATTGTTACCCTCTTGGGGCCGGAACTGCGCTATGGGTTCGTGAATGAGGCCATGCAAGCCCTGTTGGGCGGCGATACGCCCGAGGGCCAATCATTGGCTGAGCACCCAGGAGTGCTGGCCGCCGATTTGCTGGAGGTGATGCAGCAGGTGTACCGCTCGGGCAGGCCCTATGTAGCTAAAGCCTACCCATTGGCTTATCCTGAGCCCGATGGCAGCGTCCTGTCCCGTTACTACGACTTGGCCCTGGAGCCCCTCACCGACGAGCAGGATCAGCCGCAGGGCTTGCTGTTGTTTGCCGTGGATGTTACGGCGCAGGAAGAGGCCCGCCAACGCGCCCACGAGCTGGCCCTGGAAACCCGCCGCCTCGATGCCCGCTTACGGGTACTCACGGAAACGGCTCCGCAGATTATTTTTACCGTTGATGCGGCCGGCGCCTACGAGTACGTAAGCCCCCAGTGGTACTACTTTACGGGGCAGCCCCCTACCGCCGACCTCAACGCCATCTGGCCGCTGCTCATCCACCCCGAAGACCGACTGCGGGTGCTCTACCAGGCCGACTCTGCCCGGGCCGCCGGCGTGGGCTGGAGCTTCGAATACCGTATGCGCCGCCACGATGGACAATACCGCTGGGTGCTGAGCCGCGCGCTGCCGGAGCTGCACGCCCCCGATAAACCCGTGTTCTGGCACGGAGCCGTTACGGAGGTGCATGACCAGCGCGAGCTGGCCGAAGTTCTGCGCCGCGGCGAAGCCGAGCTTCGCTTTCTGGCCGACAGCATTCTGCAGCTGATCTGGACGGCCACGGCCGAAGGGTTTATCGATTATTACAACCAGCACACGGCCGAGTACACGGGCCTTACTTCCGATGAGCTGGGCCCTACAGGCTGGATTGCTCTGCTTGACTCCACGGAGCAGGCCGCCGCCGCCCGGCGTTGGGTGCAGTGCGTGGCCTCCGGCGAAGACTACGAGGGCCTGTACCGCATGCGCCGCCACGATGGGCAGTACCGCTGGCACATCATTCGGGCGCGGCGCCTGGCCGACTCCAGGGGGCTGCGCTGGTTTGGGGCCTGCACCGATGTTGACGACCAGCACCGCCTGCGTGAGGTACTCCAGACCCAGTACGACGAGCTGGCCCGCACCAACCGCGACCTGGACACCTTTGTGTACACCGCCTCCCACGATCTGAAGCAGCCGCTGTTTAATCTGCGCGGGCTGTTTGAGGAATTGCGCCGCGCCGCCACCTTCCACGACCCCGAGCGGGAGGTGCTGCTGGAGATGGTAGACGAAGCCTTGCGCCAACTGGACGGCACGTTGCAGGAGCTGGCCGCTACCGTGCAAGATCAGCGCGAACTGGCCGCCCCTACGGAGGAGCTGGACCTGCGCAGTGTGGCCGAGGAGGTACTATTGGGAATGCGCCTGCAGGTGCAGGAAGCGGGTGCTACCTTCCAGCTGAACGTAACGCAGGCCCCCACGCTGGTGTATGGCCGCGCCAATCTGCGCAGCGTGCTGCACAATCTGCTCACGAATGCCCTGAAGTTTGCCCACCCCGAGCGGCTGCTTGAGGTGCACATCACCAGCACGCTTTCGGAGAGCGGGCAGCCGCAGTTGTGGGTGCAGGACAATGGCCTAGGCATGGCTGTAGGCCATGAAACAGCTCCCACGTTCCACCCCTTCGAGCGGCAGCACCCGCACATTGCCGGGGCCGGCGTAGGACTCTATCTGGTGCAGCGCATTATTGATACCCGCGGGGGGCATCTGGAAGTGAAGAGCACCGTAGGCCAGGGTACCACCTTCATCATCCACTGGTTCGAGTAA
- a CDS encoding energy transducer TonB: MVKFYQFFVWFFLSFLLLSAPQASFGQALKKVVVVSQNPVFKEAYSVLSADKTKKQGPYQKYIGKKNQLLTSGHYTNGQKDSTWTEYYADGETIRERGTYYQDQKVGMWEFYTPEGTLEQNYDYTYQQVLFSRPPAHDRRVFKLWSEEDDCRDTLQLEKKPMYIGGLEAMQRVVRQNLHYPPQAQKSRIGGTAWIAFLIDSEGKTSNYKIVKKLGGGCDAEALRVVKLIPSTWVPGRLEGRAVTVVCEMPVVFTAPAAPAAPQRAPQKGSKRRYSSRLSAR, from the coding sequence ATGGTAAAATTCTATCAATTTTTTGTTTGGTTCTTCCTGAGTTTCCTTCTACTGAGTGCGCCACAGGCTAGTTTTGGGCAAGCGCTGAAAAAGGTAGTAGTGGTAAGCCAGAACCCCGTTTTCAAGGAGGCCTACTCGGTGCTTTCTGCTGACAAAACCAAGAAACAGGGACCCTACCAGAAGTACATAGGCAAGAAGAACCAGCTTCTCACCAGCGGCCATTACACCAACGGCCAGAAGGACAGCACCTGGACGGAGTATTACGCCGACGGTGAAACCATCCGGGAGCGAGGCACCTACTATCAGGATCAGAAAGTGGGCATGTGGGAGTTCTACACGCCCGAGGGCACGCTGGAGCAGAACTACGACTATACCTATCAGCAGGTACTGTTCAGCCGCCCGCCCGCCCACGACCGGCGCGTGTTTAAGCTCTGGAGTGAAGAAGATGACTGCCGCGATACGCTGCAGCTAGAGAAGAAACCCATGTACATAGGTGGCCTAGAGGCCATGCAGCGCGTGGTTCGGCAGAACCTGCACTATCCGCCGCAGGCCCAGAAAAGTCGAATCGGCGGCACGGCCTGGATTGCATTTCTGATTGACAGCGAAGGCAAAACCTCCAACTACAAGATAGTCAAGAAGCTCGGGGGCGGCTGCGATGCGGAGGCCTTGCGCGTTGTAAAGCTGATACCCTCTACCTGGGTGCCGGGGCGGCTGGAAGGCCGGGCCGTAACGGTGGTCTGTGAGATGCCCGTGGTCTTTACCGCACCTGCTGCTCCGGCCGCGCCCCAGCGTGCACCTCAGAAAGGCAGCAAACGCAGGTACTCCTCCCGGCTGAGCGCCCGCTAG